The following are encoded together in the Candidatus Binatia bacterium genome:
- a CDS encoding hydroxymethylglutaryl-CoA lyase: MNRIVLHEVGPRDGLQMEKQIVSTAKKESWIRKIMASGVDAVQVGSFVHPDKVPQMADTDKLFRRLIPTPGAKSGGPVLSGLVLNERGLDRGLACGVELFCMGASASETHSLANTGMGSEEATTRILATARKAVAAGHRVQLSVQSAFGCGFEGPIPEERVLEMVRAYVDAGFRSISLADTAGHARPSQVERLFGAVFGIDPTIECACHFHNTYGLGMANLFAAMRAGVTSFETSFAGLGGCPFTKVAAGNVATEDFVHALHLEGLRPDVDLDRLIELAREVAAHFGRDLPGFVYKTGPVPTQVPA, translated from the coding sequence ATGAATCGAATCGTCCTGCACGAGGTCGGACCCCGGGACGGCCTCCAGATGGAAAAGCAGATCGTCTCGACGGCCAAGAAGGAGTCGTGGATCCGGAAGATCATGGCCTCGGGCGTGGATGCCGTACAGGTGGGCTCGTTCGTCCACCCGGACAAGGTTCCGCAGATGGCCGACACCGACAAGCTCTTCCGCCGCCTGATCCCGACCCCGGGAGCGAAGTCCGGCGGCCCGGTGCTCTCCGGCCTCGTGCTGAACGAGCGGGGGCTGGATCGGGGCCTGGCGTGCGGCGTCGAGCTGTTCTGCATGGGCGCCTCGGCCAGCGAGACGCACAGCCTCGCCAACACCGGGATGGGGAGCGAGGAGGCGACAACGCGGATCCTCGCGACCGCGCGGAAGGCCGTCGCGGCGGGCCACCGCGTGCAGCTCTCGGTGCAGTCGGCGTTCGGGTGCGGGTTCGAGGGTCCGATCCCGGAGGAGCGCGTGCTGGAGATGGTGCGCGCCTACGTGGACGCGGGCTTCCGCTCGATCAGCCTGGCCGACACGGCGGGGCACGCGCGGCCGAGCCAGGTGGAGCGGCTCTTCGGCGCCGTGTTCGGGATCGATCCCACGATCGAGTGCGCCTGCCACTTCCACAACACCTACGGCCTGGGGATGGCGAATCTCTTCGCCGCCATGCGCGCCGGCGTCACCTCGTTCGAGACCTCCTTCGCGGGGCTGGGCGGCTGCCCCTTCACGAAGGTCGCGGCCGGCAACGTGGCGACCGAGGACTTCGTGCACGCGCTGCATCTGGAGGGGCTGCGGCCGGACGTCGATCTGGACCGCCTGATCGAGCTGGCGCGGGAGGTCGCGGCGCACTTCGGGCGCGATCTGCCCGGCTTCGTGTACAAGACCGGCCCGGTCCCCACCCAGGTGCCCGCGTGA